The candidate division WOR-3 bacterium genomic interval CAAAACAGTCTCAGGTAGTTCAATATTGAACCCCGGATTGAAAAATTTTATCTTTTCAATGGTTGAATCACCGTCTTCATAATAAACAGTCGAAATCTCAAGCGGAAAGTAGTAATCACCGTATTTCAAATGTTCACCATATCTTGAAGTGCAGATCGGTGTTCCGTCTTTTCGTTTCAATTCCACATAATGAACCGCATTGGAAATGTATACCAGAAAAAATTTATTTAAATCAGTCCGGGGTTTTCCAGAAGGCCGCCACCAGGTCATCAGGGTATCACCCCTTCTTTCATACCTTGACAACTGATATCCCAAGTCGGTTAGGCCGTAATCCTCTTTGAGCGCTCCAAGAAAAGGTTGAAGTAGAGTGACGGCGAAAGAACTGTCGGTCGAAAATTTAAAGACGAGGGTGTCCTCAGGATAATAGATAATCAGCGTCTCGGGCTGGCTGATCACAATCTGATTGATCGGCTCTGACACCTGAATGAAAAAAATATGGGGAATTTTATGATAGATTGTTCCACAGATCAATTCAGAACCTGTCTCGTCCTCTGTATATTTTTCAAAATCAACCCTGACAGTGGTTAAAACCTGGGACCACGCCAGATGTAAAAAGATAAGGGGAAACAGTATCTTGCCGTTCTTCACTTCGGCATCAGTTAATGGAAATTTTTATACTGTGCCTCGAGTTGAATCAATTATTGCTTGAACAGCTGCTGCTATTGGAGTCTGAACAACCGCTGCTGGAACACCCCTCACTGTTGTCACTGCAACCTTCACTGGTGTTGCTGCAGCTGTTGCATGATTCGGACATGGAATTGCAGTCTTCACTAAGACCGCAGGAGAGATCAGGGCCGGTGCAGCATTCTACTTCATCCTGTGATGCGCTAATCGCTACAGCGGTCAGCACAATCACTCCGCCGGTAATACATCCGATCAGGGCATATCTTGCCTGCTGTCCTCTTCTTGCTGATTTGTATTCATTTGTATAGATGTACACATAATCCGGGGACTTACCGAGAAGTCGTTCTGCCTTTGGTCCGGGTACAATAAGATACGCTGCACCCACGGCGTATATTGTTCCGATACAACCGCAACCGAGCCACATCAGTCTGTTGACATCTCTTTTTGCATCACTGATGGCTTTTCTTTTTGCTTCCTGGGCGACGTTACCTTTTGTTTTCGTGCCTCCGGCGAATGATTGATACGGAATTATCAATGAAATTATTATTATCAATACCAGAACTTTACCCAAAACTTTTCCCATATTTCCTCCTTTATCTTCTGCGGCCTGAATATGACCAGAGTTTTTATTATATCCATCTAAATTATTATAAATATTATGTCGAAAAAGTCAAGAAAAATAATCGATTAAAATCAACACCCCGTCCTGAAGAAATACATATTATGCCACAGGTGTTTCAGCAAAAGGACGGCAAGTTCCTTAACCAACCGCATGATATCCCTGGTACGCATCAGGTAACGTCTTTTTAAGACGTAACCGTTTTCTTCGATCTGTCGGATGACGGTTTCATAGCGGAATGAATATAAGTATCCCGTCAACTTGATTAAAAGTAAAGGATTTTTGTTCAAAGTCTTTTTTGCGTTCTTGAAATATTTTTTGATCAATTGAACTCTGACTTTCAACCATTCTTTGAACCCGGAATCAGAACAATCGGTTGACTGCAGTTTATATCCCACCATATCCTCCTGGGAGATGTTTATGTAGCCGAGTTCCTTATCTTCTTTCAGATCACGCAGCATATGGGCGAGATGGCTGGCATGAGCAAGCAGGACATCTTCTTGTCGGCATTCATATCTCGGTTCGATGAAATAGAGCAGAAGTCTGGTATAGGAATCGCTCAAATTCCTGGAATAACCGGTTAATTGTGCTTCACTGACTATTTTATTTTTGCGTTCGATGTCGAATTCAAAAACCTCGAACATCTTCATAATACAGGACTTCAACCTGCGGTTGTTCTTTAAATCATACTCAATGACCCTGCCGATGACGGACCTGCCGTTGGTTTTTGAATCGGCGTAAAATTTTTCAACCATTCTCTTCTGTCCGTTTATGAACTCAGTCAAGGTCTTCTTGTCATTAAGCGGGCTGTCGACAAAATCATCGATCTTTCGGAAGTAAGAGTATAGAAGATAAGAGAAACAACGGGCTTTCTTCCTGAGAAAGAATTTCGCCAGCAAAAAAGTAACCCAGTTATGTGTGCGTGGTGATAAACTCTTCTTCAACTTATACGACCTCTTCGATGTTCAGGCTGCTGTAAAAAAAGGCACGAACAGCAGGCAACAAACTTTCTTCGACTTTTTTCAACTTTTTCAACCGGTTCCTGAAAATCTCAGAACCGATTCTTTTAACAAGGGTATTCCAGTATATCAAACGCCCCTTCTCCTTTGCACGACTGATAATAAGTTTCAAGTTTTGTTTAAACTGTTCGCCGTTCATATATTCAAATATATCCGAAAGGTTGAAAGTGTCAAATCTAAAATTTTTATATGTGTTAAGAGCATCTGATAATTCTCCGGTGTAATATCTGATTCTATCAAGATTTGCACGGATGACCGCAAAGTTTTCTCGACGTAAGTAAAAAGGTAGGGTATCTCCGAAATTTCCGTTGAAGATATACGTGAGATACGGATTATTGTAAACCGGTATGGCTGTAAGTCCGTATTCAATTCGTTCCAGAACGTAACGGCTGACGTCTCTGTCGAGATTTTTATAAAAGTCGGATCTGCGTCCGAGTTTTAAAAAACGTATACATACGTTACTGAATAATATTTTAAAAGTCGAACGCCACTGCCATCTTCTGATCTTTCTTATGCAGAATTCACGCTGACGTGCCATGCTCTTTTCCTTCAAAAGATAAACACATTCATCTTTTTTCAGCAGAAGAGGCAGAATGTACTTCCGAAAAAGTCTAAAATTCTGTTCGGTTCTACCGATATGAATGACTCCCTGTTGGATGAAATGGAGATGTTCATCCCAGAAGCGTCGTGAACGGTCAGACAGAAGTCTACGTATTTTCATATAGTCTTTCACCCTGCTTGAGGCGGGTTTTATGCCTAAGAACCGGAGTATTTCATCATACGGCAGACATCGAAATGCGGCGCTGCGCAGTTCCAGGCTGGCGAGTTGAGCGGGGTTTTTATCGACGGCGAGCACCAGAGACGGCGACTTCGCCAAAAGACTCAGGGTATTGTCTCCGGCGGAAACGATTGAAAGATAAACGCCGTTTTTTGCGGGCACCGCCGCCTTCAAAAGAACGTCGGCGTCCTCCCAGCAATTGGCATAGACCATTGCGCTCATAAGTTCCCACTACAAAAAAAGAACAATCAGCAATGATGTTATCATGCACTCCAATTATACAATTTCACCTCTTTCAAGTCAATCATGAATTTTAAAAGCGGTGTACGGTCGATTTCAATATCCCTTTTATGGGCACTGAGCATAAATTCGGTTGTGGAACCGCTTTTCGATAAAAACATGGACAAGGGAATTGCGGCTTCACCGATTTTGTCGATTCTGTATCTAATGCCCTGGTTTTTTCCCAGAATAAATTCAACCTTCGTCGGTTTGTAGAACTTAATCTTATACTCGTATTCGGCGGCGTGCTGGGTTTCCACGTCGAATCTGATATACAAATTTTCATCGTCGAATCCGCAGTAGATTGATGAAAAAAGACCTGCAAAACGGTGCATTGTCCCGCCGATTCTCCGAACGTCGATACGGCCGGCGTGGTGCCACTCGTAGAAGTGGGTGACGATACCGTCGATCTCAGGAGTCATTTTGTCATCGGGTTGAATCGTAAGCGCCTCAGCCGGTTTTTTTATCGGAGTGAACAATTCAGGCGGAGGTTCTTCATCGATCTTTTTATAAATCCAGAGGGCGTTCATTCTGAAAAGTTCGTCAAATATTTCAGCGACCGGGGAATACAATTCTCCTCCGAACCACCAGTACCAGTCGCTCCCCTCAAGGACATAAAACCGCTCCCATATC includes:
- a CDS encoding DUF3419 family protein produces the protein MSAMVYANCWEDADVLLKAAVPAKNGVYLSIVSAGDNTLSLLAKSPSLVLAVDKNPAQLASLELRSAAFRCLPYDEILRFLGIKPASSRVKDYMKIRRLLSDRSRRFWDEHLHFIQQGVIHIGRTEQNFRLFRKYILPLLLKKDECVYLLKEKSMARQREFCIRKIRRWQWRSTFKILFSNVCIRFLKLGRRSDFYKNLDRDVSRYVLERIEYGLTAIPVYNNPYLTYIFNGNFGDTLPFYLRRENFAVIRANLDRIRYYTGELSDALNTYKNFRFDTFNLSDIFEYMNGEQFKQNLKLIISRAKEKGRLIYWNTLVKRIGSEIFRNRLKKLKKVEESLLPAVRAFFYSSLNIEEVV